In Selenomonas sp. TAMA-11512, a genomic segment contains:
- a CDS encoding radical SAM protein, whose protein sequence is MRKKAARGQQKKDRRGARREEVEILYEEEITALYADADGNIYDAPGIEGLGRSGRDTMPLEVRDLIPLPASADLMFLPERQAVGRDGDGNLCRLPGRAVSALLPAGYTRLALPAFLSEDEANPLPLYGYTAVVLYRGELHAAALYTDENTKWDPANYNTHSLKKLVARVRKDLPNNRIVEQVAGCSLEWHCLTAQNLFYRRWEAGIPVSPACNANCLGCISLQPAECCPSPQERITFRPTVKEVVDVGLYHLQSAPDAIISFGQGCEGEPSLAADTIAAAIREMREVTDKGQININSNAGWTEGIKKIVDAGLDSIRVSIISARDDSYDAYYRASYHMDDVKASIRYALEHGVYVSLNLLFFPGFNDREEEYKAWCDFFTDLPVQMIQIRNLNIDPDVFLETMPPQQGQALGARTFLEKLHAAFPQLVIGSFSHFVES, encoded by the coding sequence ATGCGTAAAAAGGCAGCACGAGGACAACAGAAGAAGGATAGAAGAGGTGCGAGAAGAGAAGAGGTGGAAATCCTCTATGAGGAGGAGATTACGGCGCTCTACGCGGATGCGGACGGCAATATCTATGACGCCCCCGGGATCGAAGGGCTCGGCCGCTCAGGCAGAGATACAATGCCTCTCGAGGTGCGCGACCTAATCCCCCTGCCGGCGTCTGCGGACCTGATGTTCCTGCCGGAGAGGCAGGCTGTGGGACGCGATGGAGACGGCAATCTCTGCCGCCTTCCGGGACGCGCGGTGTCGGCGCTTTTGCCGGCGGGCTATACGAGGCTTGCGCTTCCCGCCTTCCTTTCGGAGGATGAGGCGAATCCGCTGCCTCTATACGGCTATACTGCCGTTGTTCTCTATCGCGGGGAGCTCCACGCCGCCGCCCTCTACACGGATGAAAACACGAAGTGGGATCCCGCGAACTACAACACGCACAGTCTGAAAAAACTCGTTGCCCGCGTCAGAAAGGACCTCCCGAACAACCGCATCGTCGAGCAGGTGGCGGGATGCTCGCTCGAATGGCACTGTCTGACGGCGCAAAACCTTTTCTATCGTCGATGGGAGGCGGGTATCCCCGTATCGCCCGCCTGCAACGCGAACTGTCTCGGCTGCATCTCCCTGCAGCCCGCGGAGTGCTGTCCGTCCCCGCAGGAGCGCATCACATTCCGTCCGACCGTAAAGGAAGTCGTCGATGTCGGACTCTACCATTTGCAGTCGGCGCCGGATGCCATCATCAGCTTCGGTCAGGGCTGCGAAGGCGAGCCGTCGCTCGCCGCGGACACGATTGCCGCTGCCATTCGGGAGATGCGTGAGGTCACCGACAAGGGGCAGATCAACATCAACTCCAACGCGGGCTGGACGGAGGGCATCAAGAAGATCGTCGACGCGGGATTGGACTCCATCCGAGTCAGCATCATCAGCGCGAGAGACGATAGCTACGATGCCTATTACAGGGCAAGCTATCACATGGACGACGTCAAAGCGTCCATCCGCTATGCGCTCGAGCATGGGGTATATGTATCCCTGAACCTTCTCTTCTTCCCGGGATTCAATGACCGAGAGGAGGAGTACAAGGCTTGGTGTGACTTTTTTACCGATTTGCCCGTGCAGATGATACAGATTCGGAATCTCAATATTGATCCCGATGTCTTTCTGGAAACCATGCCGCCGCAGCAGGGGCAAGCCCTTGGCGCGAGGACGTTTCTCGAGAAGCTGCACGCGGCGTTTCCGCAGCTTGTGATCGGCAGCTTCAGCCACTTTGTGGAGAGCTGA